In Cucurbita pepo subsp. pepo cultivar mu-cu-16 unplaced genomic scaffold, ASM280686v2 Cp4.1_scaffold000598, whole genome shotgun sequence, the following proteins share a genomic window:
- the LOC111785614 gene encoding B3 domain-containing transcription factor VRN1-like isoform X2, protein MIRDELSGVATLTVPDGHVWRVGLRKVDNKFWFEDGWHGFLEHYSIRVGYLLVFRYEGNSAFCVFIFNLNTSEINYQSAALGGNQRNNYSIQNRIFEELEDYDIPEAIPSNQSMNSGSLRNKLFGDEWNPHQSKSASTLQAEYLSTRDIGVQFSAMEVKKSADEVRFQNLGDDVHRIKKSGGKKRKLDSSEHHPSSAHSEDLGDIRFRFYESASARKRTVTAEERERAINSAKAFEPGNPFCRVVLRPSYLYRGCIMYLPSCFAEKNLSGVSGFIKLQTPDGRQWPVRCLYKVGRAKLSQGWYEFCLENNLGEGDVCVFELLRMREIVLKVTMFRVMEEGGRMANPNPTGTMNPPPLRSVTQIKLIRN, encoded by the exons ATGATCAGGGATGAGCTTTCTGGAGTTGCTACCCTTACTGTTCCCGACGGCCATGTTTGGCGTGTGGGTTTGAGGAAAGTCGATAACAAATTTTGGTTTGAAGATGGTTGGCATGGATTTCTTGAGCATTACTCCATACGGGTTGGGTACTTATTAGTATTCAGATACGAGGGAAACTCGGCGTTCTGTGTCTTTATCTTTAATCTTAATACATCTGAAATAAACTACCAATCTGCTGCACTCGGTGGTAATCAAAGGAATAATTACAGCATTCAAAACAGAATCTTTGAAGAATTGGAGGATTATGACATTCCTGAAGCCATTCCTTCCAATCAGTCCATGAATTCTGGTTCTTTGCGGAATAAGCTATTTGGTGATGAATGGAATCCGCACCAATCAAAGTCTGCAAGTACGTTGCAAGCCGAGTATTTATCTACTCGTGATATTGGGGTTCAGTTTAGTGCTATGGAGGTTAAAAAATCTGCAGATGAGGTGAGATTTCAGAATTTGGGTGATGATGTACACAGAATTAAAAAGAGTGGAGGCAAAAAGCGAAAACTTGATTCTA GCGAGCACCATCCATCATCTGCTCATAGTGAAGATTTAGGAGACATTCGCTTTAGATTTTATGAAAGTGCCTCTGCTAGAAAGAGAACTGTGACagcagaagaaagagaaagagctATCAACTCTGCAAAAGCTTTCGAGCCCGGTAATCCGTTCTGCAGGGTCGTCTTGCGACCATCGTATCTGTATAGAGGTTGTATAATG TATTTGCCATCTTGCTTTGCTGAAAAGAATCTAAGTGGGGTTTCaggattcatcaaacttcagacACCAGACGGGAGACAGTGGCCGGTCCGATGTCTTTATAAAGTTGGTAGAGCGAAGTTAAGTCAGGGATGGTATGAGTTTTGCCTGGAAAATAATTTAGGGGAGGGCGACGTTTGTGTGTTCGAGCTTCTCAGGATGAGAGAAATCGTGCTCAAAGTTACCATGTTTCGTGTCATGGAAGAAGGCGGACGAATGGCTAACCCGAATCCTACCGGGACTATGAATCCTCCTCCGCTGCGAAGTGTTACCCAGATTAAGCTGATCAGAAACTAA
- the LOC111785614 gene encoding B3 domain-containing transcription factor VRN1-like isoform X1 codes for MTDFSAFRTGGFKRKMPRPYFHKLVLSSTIQARKLRIPEAFVRMIRDELSGVATLTVPDGHVWRVGLRKVDNKFWFEDGWHGFLEHYSIRVGYLLVFRYEGNSAFCVFIFNLNTSEINYQSAALGGNQRNNYSIQNRIFEELEDYDIPEAIPSNQSMNSGSLRNKLFGDEWNPHQSKSASTLQAEYLSTRDIGVQFSAMEVKKSADEVRFQNLGDDVHRIKKSGGKKRKLDSSEHHPSSAHSEDLGDIRFRFYESASARKRTVTAEERERAINSAKAFEPGNPFCRVVLRPSYLYRGCIMYLPSCFAEKNLSGVSGFIKLQTPDGRQWPVRCLYKVGRAKLSQGWYEFCLENNLGEGDVCVFELLRMREIVLKVTMFRVMEEGGRMANPNPTGTMNPPPLRSVTQIKLIRN; via the exons ATGACTGATTTTTCAGCTTTTCGAACGGGCGGattcaaaaggaaaatgcCGCGCCCTTATTTTCACAAGCTTGTGCTCTCCTCCACTATCCAAGCTAGGAAATTG AGAATCCCAGAAGCTTTTGTCAGGATGATCAGGGATGAGCTTTCTGGAGTTGCTACCCTTACTGTTCCCGACGGCCATGTTTGGCGTGTGGGTTTGAGGAAAGTCGATAACAAATTTTGGTTTGAAGATGGTTGGCATGGATTTCTTGAGCATTACTCCATACGGGTTGGGTACTTATTAGTATTCAGATACGAGGGAAACTCGGCGTTCTGTGTCTTTATCTTTAATCTTAATACATCTGAAATAAACTACCAATCTGCTGCACTCGGTGGTAATCAAAGGAATAATTACAGCATTCAAAACAGAATCTTTGAAGAATTGGAGGATTATGACATTCCTGAAGCCATTCCTTCCAATCAGTCCATGAATTCTGGTTCTTTGCGGAATAAGCTATTTGGTGATGAATGGAATCCGCACCAATCAAAGTCTGCAAGTACGTTGCAAGCCGAGTATTTATCTACTCGTGATATTGGGGTTCAGTTTAGTGCTATGGAGGTTAAAAAATCTGCAGATGAGGTGAGATTTCAGAATTTGGGTGATGATGTACACAGAATTAAAAAGAGTGGAGGCAAAAAGCGAAAACTTGATTCTA GCGAGCACCATCCATCATCTGCTCATAGTGAAGATTTAGGAGACATTCGCTTTAGATTTTATGAAAGTGCCTCTGCTAGAAAGAGAACTGTGACagcagaagaaagagaaagagctATCAACTCTGCAAAAGCTTTCGAGCCCGGTAATCCGTTCTGCAGGGTCGTCTTGCGACCATCGTATCTGTATAGAGGTTGTATAATG TATTTGCCATCTTGCTTTGCTGAAAAGAATCTAAGTGGGGTTTCaggattcatcaaacttcagacACCAGACGGGAGACAGTGGCCGGTCCGATGTCTTTATAAAGTTGGTAGAGCGAAGTTAAGTCAGGGATGGTATGAGTTTTGCCTGGAAAATAATTTAGGGGAGGGCGACGTTTGTGTGTTCGAGCTTCTCAGGATGAGAGAAATCGTGCTCAAAGTTACCATGTTTCGTGTCATGGAAGAAGGCGGACGAATGGCTAACCCGAATCCTACCGGGACTATGAATCCTCCTCCGCTGCGAAGTGTTACCCAGATTAAGCTGATCAGAAACTAA